Sequence from the Zeugodacus cucurbitae isolate PBARC_wt_2022May chromosome 2, idZeuCucr1.2, whole genome shotgun sequence genome:
AATCTCCCTTCGTTGAACGCCTGTTGAGCAAAGGCTATGAAGTCCTCTACCTGGTTGAGGCTGTTGATGAATACTGCATTTCCGCTTTGCCTGAATTCGATGGTAAGAAATTCCAAAATGTTGCCAAAGAAGGATTCAAACTAAACGAGTCGGAGAAGAGCAAGTCCAGATTTGAAGAACTGAAATCTACATTTGAACCACTCGTGAAATGGTTAAATGAAGTGGCCCTTAAGGATAAGATCTTAAAGGCACAAGTGTCGGAACGACTAAGTAACTCGCCATGTGCGCTCGTTGCTGGTATGTTCGGTTGGACTGGTAATATGGAAAGATTGGCATTGTCCAATGCACACCAAAAGTCAGATGACCCACAGCGTAGCTACTACCTGAATCAGAAAAAAACTTTGGAAATCAATCCCCGCCATCCACTTATTCGCGAACTTCTGCGCCGCGTTGAAGCCGATGAGGCCGACAGCACAGCGAAGGATATGGCTGTAATGATGTTCCGTACGGCCATTTTGCGTTCAGGCTTCATGCTGCAAGAAACATCCGATTTTGCAGACACCATCGAAAAAATGATGCGCCAATCTCTCGGAGTACCTTTGGATGAACAAGTCGAGTTGGATGAAGATGATGAGGAGCCTAGCAACGATAATGGAAGCGATGAGGAAAACGACAATGCATCTGAGAGCACAAGTGACACATTGAACGAGGATGATGAAGTTCACGATGAACTTTAAGtagaaaaatttaagtttaggtctttagataaaaatcatattttctatGAATAGTGGACTGATTTATTCCAGTTTGATCCCTGTCTTCATTTCGCCTGCATTGCATGTATATTTCTGCATCATACTctgaaattgtatttattattgtgaTCGATTTAAGAATTGTCCCTGCAAAAGTAGCTACTCACAAGGTAATATTATATACTACCTCAGACAGCGATTAATACATTTCCACAAAACGCATTTCAAGTGCGCAATTTTGGTGTAATTATGAGACATATTTTCTACGTGTAAtctagaattaaaaaatacatattaaaataaaatatttggttctTAAAAAATGATCTGCGTGTATATGTTTTATTGCATTAGTCGTGTGGTGTTGTATTTCATATACTCTTACattcttgaaaataaaaatatttatttttttaaagtcgtATAAAACTGTTTGCATGTCTTTTTACAATGTCGTTGTTGGCACATAAGTTAAAATGGGTGCGAAACATTttcttgtttaaaattatttcaatttgcgGCTTTTCTTTTATCTTAcaaaactacatatatacaaatgtcttCCGCGTATCTTAAAGACAATCATCGACATCCAAGTATTGCATATATTGTCGTTGTTTATGTAAGTGGGACACGGCTTCACTATGAGACAATTTATACTTATCCTTGAATATATGAACCAGCCATTCGGGCATCAACGCGTTAGCGAATAGCGTAGGgtactagaaatataaaattatatatttttttaatttattcaattgttGTTACACACCAAAGATATTCCATCTGGTTCAGTTTCGTATACTTCCCCAAGTTTGTGCATCATTTTCAGTTGTTTTTCATTGTCGATCAATTCAATAACGGAATAGTGATTAACTCCTTTGTAATCGTCCACTTTCGGTTGTGAGCGCAGTTCATGGAAAACAATATCCAGTTGATCCTGATATATAGGAAAGgtattcaaaatttcttcagAACTCATATTATTTAGTGACCTGCAAAAATAAACCCAATTAGTTTACTAGAagatattttccatatttacttacaatattttgactttttCAGGTTCTTTCtggaaatttgcaaatatttctttcattttcctaTTTGCTTTTATCTGTTCTCGTTCTGTACGCTTATATTCTGCCAATTCCTCTGCTGTGGGATAAACTATTTGCTTTATTGTCcttgaattatttttcttatatttctttgttattttgagagcagatttctttaattttgaattttttatcaaTGGGCTTCCGGctgatttgtttttgcattgattAACATCATCCTTTTCTTCTTTTCGTTCAGATTTAGCATCGCACTCAGTTGTAGGAACACAGCCGTCTCTGTTAACATTGGTGGGCGGGCTTGCTTTAGCgccctgtttttttttaatctttgaaGCAGATTTAATATATTCTGGCTGAAAATGGTAAGGCTTTTTCGGTGAGCGTTTAGAACGACGTAATCTGGACtcttcttttaaattaattccttCTGATGATTTCGTGACGAATTTTGCGGATTTTGTTTCAGATTCAAAGCATCCACGGGTAGTTTTGATCTTTgcctttaatttgtttttgtttctaacTGAGGAATTAAGATCTTCGGGTTCATATCGACGTGGTTTTACAGGGGAACGGCTTGATCGTCGTAGTTCCGGGTATTGTGCATCAATATTCAAACTACCTTCTGACTTTGACTTGTTTGCCACATTTTCACGTTCATTAGTTTTCTCTTTatccatgttttttttttaatcctcAGTTTTTTAGTTATAATCACGATTTATGGGTGTGAAAACAAAATGATAATTTGTATTACATATTGCACTTCATTGCTTATGACACCTTTCTCATTAGCAT
This genomic interval carries:
- the LOC128924117 gene encoding uncharacterized protein LOC128924117 translates to MDKEKTNERENVANKSKSEGSLNIDAQYPELRRSSRSPVKPRRYEPEDLNSSVRNKNKLKAKIKTTRGCFESETKSAKFVTKSSEGINLKEESRLRRSKRSPKKPYHFQPEYIKSASKIKKKQGAKASPPTNVNRDGCVPTTECDAKSERKEEKDDVNQCKNKSAGSPLIKNSKLKKSALKITKKYKKNNSRTIKQIVYPTAEELAEYKRTEREQIKANRKMKEIFANFQKEPEKVKILSLNNMSSEEILNTFPIYQDQLDIVFHELRSQPKVDDYKGVNHYSVIELIDNEKQLKMMHKLGEVYETEPDGISLYPTLFANALMPEWLVHIFKDKYKLSHSEAVSHLHKQRQYMQYLDVDDCL